GCGTGTTCTTGGCCGAGTAGTCGTAGATGAGCACGCTTCGCACCGGTTCCTGCATGGCAGCCCACATCGGCCCGTCCATTTCGAAGCGCTGGATGCCGCCGGTTCGGAACGGGCCAAGCTCGATCATTCTCGTCGAGGACAGTTCGAGCCCGCCTCCGCCGCCGGCAAGAGTTCCGGGACTGAGCATGACGCGCAAATCCTTGCCAGGTTCGGTTGCCATGTCCTCGAGCTGCAGAACTGCGCCGGTCTCGTTGACCTCGAGGGTGGCTGTGCCAGACGTAGCCGCGGCCAGGGACTGGAACGACCCCTGCATCGTGGCGGACACAGCCGGGGAAGTGGAGGAAAACGGAGACGTTTCGACTGGCCGGGGCTCCTGCCCCTGGACTGAATCTGTGTACGTGCAGCCGGACAGTACCGCTGCCAAGAGTCCGGAGAGCAGCGCGCATCGGATCAGTTTCATCATTCCCCCAATGATTCGTTTCCTGGCACCCTACCTGACGCCAGCTGGGCAAGTGACGGCGATGATGCTCGCGATCATGCTCCTGCTCGCCGTTGGCTCGACACTTTTCGTCTGGATGGCCGGCTTCAACTGGTATTCGGAGCAGCATTCCGCCGCGTACTGGCAGGACAGGCTCACGACGTCCCGGTGGGCTCTCGCTGCAGCAGTGGTCTTCCCGGTCCCCGTGATGGCAGCCTCCGTTGCCTCGATTGCTGTGCGACCCAGGAAGTCATGGCGAACCACCCTGGGAGTACTCATCGCGGAAACTGCAGTGGCGGACGTCGTCATCTCGGCGCAGCTCGGCTCCGGGCGGTAGACAACGTTAACTACTGGGTCAACTACCTGAGGGACTAACCCCGGGGCAGTTGTTGCCGCTGAAGCCATCGCCTGTAAATCTCGTTGCTGTTCCTGAAGAGCCACCCTGAGCGGGCCATGCCGGCCGCGAGGCCAAGGATGGAGGCGCCGATGAACCCCAGAATCGGACTGGTCTCTGGGGACGCGCCGTTGGGCGTGAACAGGGCCAGGGCAACCGGAATAAGGACCGCAGCCACGACCAGAAATTTCACCACTCCGG
This window of the Pseudarthrobacter defluvii genome carries:
- a CDS encoding DM13 domain-containing protein, with amino-acid sequence MMKLIRCALLSGLLAAVLSGCTYTDSVQGQEPRPVETSPFSSTSPAVSATMQGSFQSLAAATSGTATLEVNETGAVLQLEDMATEPGKDLRVMLSPGTLAGGGGGLELSSTRMIELGPFRTGGIQRFEMDGPMWAAMQEPVRSVLIYDYSAKNTRGAAVLSEEK